The Henckelia pumila isolate YLH828 unplaced genomic scaffold, ASM3356847v2 CTG_525:::fragment_3, whole genome shotgun sequence genome segment ATTTAATCAGTTCCTAGGCCCACTTTAGTGTTTCGGTAATATTTGGGGGAGTCTTGGGCTTGTATATGGGCAACAACATGCTAGTTTCAATGCCAAAGTCGTACGCTGTGAAAAATGTCTTCATAAAATTGATTTATAGTTATGTcctttttaaatataaatttttaaaacaattacTTTTTATATTCGGTGACAATAAttagttttgattttaatttggaaTATAAATCCAAAAGACacatttcaaacttcaataaaagaatttcaagtattttataaatgaacttctccatattttaatttttcttcaaaaaaaatatttcagtgAGCATATAAGAAATTGAGATAAACTCCAATGCAGTGTTTTCATAACTGGACCGGTGATAGAACcggtttaattaaaaaaattgtccaaccggttggaccgttttaaccggacggttaaaccgaaaaaccgtttatataatttaatataataaataaaatattttggaattttaaaaactcaaaaattatataaatagacataaaatatatatttaacatagtttgaaagctaaataattatgtaaatatatttaaaatatcaattatagttataaattatttaatttttaaaaaaaccaataattattaaagtattttttttaatgaattaaaaatttcaaataataatgtatttatatataaaaatattaaatctaaggtttaaaaataaaaaatttaaattttcaaaaaaaaaattgaaaaaccgATTGAACTGGTTTTTCGGCTCTTGGGCGGTCCAACCGGTTATAACTGGTTGGACAGGTTTTCCGGTTCTTGGGGACGGACCGGTCCGATCCAATCCGATTCCGAAAACACTGCTTCAATGTAAAAAAATGTTGGTAATCTCCCTAAAATTAGAAGCTAAAACCAAACGACCGCTTAACCTGATCACGGCCCAAAATTTACCCCATTACTTCTGATTACCCCCACATCCGTCCTAAATGATAATAGTGTCCATGTTCACAGaagcataggcgagttggtaaggtcTAAGGTGGCGTGAGAAGAAATTCCCCAACGTTGCGGGTTCGATATTCGTGTGGAACATAtttcctgctgaaatattgtggggtatgcTTTGGAAGTTGACCATGTTGCTCCCTCCCTCAGGTCCCTGCCGCTCATGGACATCCCTCTATTTAACCCTTCGCATGAGTCAATGaacctctgactcatgtgggatgGGGTCCCCTTCAGGGTCAACTCTTTTAAATAATAGGAGTGTCAATTCGAGTGAGTCGGGTTGGCAAAAATattggtaaaaaaaattttctacCCAAACCCGATCCAACCCGAAAATGGCTAACCCGAACCCGATTAACTCGAACTCAAcccgattttattttttattttttattattttttattttttaacaaaataattaaataaaaaatcaaaacacacaataatattaatttaatcacataataacaaaatctaaggatatatataatttaaatttgaaagtctagttgtaaaaaatttaaaatatacttactacaaaaaaataaaaaattattttaaaaaataaaaattatacaaaataaacatataatatttcAAGGTTGACGAGTTTGGTTGAATTTTGACACCCCTACTAAATATATAGGTTACATTTCTTTTTTCATGTGtctcaaatatttattatatttttcataattaatattattttatctattctTATACCAATCTACCTTCATCATTAAATACATTACTACCTTAACattttttcatgaaataaaaaaaacattcattAAATATGggtaaaattgaaaatttatttctaaaatctACTTTTCCAATAATTCTTTTAATATTTAAAGGACACACAGTCCTATATAAATGAGATGAAagtatcactttttttttttgagtcgAGGGAAGGAATTTTTGTTGCAATTAGGTTTCAAACTCGAAAACTCGTCCCACACTTAACTATCAGGGTTTAGCAAGTAAAGTTGCTTTTGAGACCACTTAGACAGACACGCTATTAAATATTGGTATTATTGTCCATTTCATGCTTTTTAAAGACAAAGTTTAGTGATTTAATTGCTCCATTAAGAACGCATTTTCCAGGCTCTTGCTTCGAAAGCGATTTATATTACTTTTCACATCTAATCCAAAGGGCATACAtagttttttgttaaaaaaattgtgtatttctttattttatttattgcggTATAAAAAATAACGATACGGGGCTCGAATTTAATTCTCTCTACTCATGTTGATGATAATGTAAATATTAAGAATTAGTTAATGAAGTAATATTCACCAGATGTTAAGTTGAATTTTGTAAAATCGGATATTCAATTCTCAGCAGATGTTAAGTTGAATTTTGTCGCATCTGGTGAATGGTGAGGTTACTTTTGTGCCCAACATGTGTATGCACTCAAGCTGGGCACAAAAATATAGTAATAAAGCAGCCTCCAATTAGTACAATGGATGCGTCATACCAAGAATACGAGGTGGTGTTTGAATCGATGTATTTGAGACGATGAGTTTGAATTTCGttgatttcaaatttttgttgtCTCGATTGGATTAACAAAATTCTAATGGATGTAGTATAAGAACAGAATTAATAAAGATGCATGATCTTCGATCACAATAATAATTTCTGCTGGAGAACAATCGACACATCACGCTTGTATATGCACGCATTAGTGCATGCTCTCCAAATAAGAAATGCTAAGTTCCAACTTTATCAAGTGGACATTATATTGTCACACAATTATAGATAACATGATCCAATACATTGCATGGGACCTGAGATGTATGCAGAGAAACGAAACCGAATAAGCTATTTCCCATTAATATTGACGGGCCTTTTTGTGGTTGTTCTCCAATTGCTACCTAGCATACCATATATACACTATATTTTTATGCTCACACTCAATAAAGTTGCAATAAAGTGCAATGGGCTGACTCGATCGACAAAACTTATGAGGCCAAATCATATTATATCGACTGAAGAATaccaaataaaatttgattcttGGATATTTTCATGGGGTAGTGGACGAATTATGCATAATTGACGATGTACGTATATTTGGTTTATGAATACATATATAGGAGATGACGACTATATGTATTAAACTTGTTATTACGCACAAACCTAGCTGAAAATTGTACCACAATGCTCCCAGAATGCCAGCACCCCGTTGTTCCGGTAGAGATCGATTCAAACAGATCCatttgaaacaaaaaaattagACGATACATCTTTATATTGTTTTTGGATGTTTCACACTAatgtagtgtttgagagagttttTAGGAAGCGCTAGTTTCTTAGCTTTTTTTGTTAGAAtattttttcagaattttttcaGAAATTTTGTTGCCGATGACGAATAAAGATTTCCGCTTGCGAAAATTACGAGTGGATGCTTTGGTTCATGAACGGAtacattgtttgaaattttgaaattttattaaaaaaatactaaGAAATGATTCTTAGAAGTTTTGTCAAACATCATCTAAGTTAATTTCGCATGCATCATCTGGCCGTAGATGATGTGGCGGAGCCCACATTGCAAAATATTGTTGTTAATGGCATCAGCTTGCACTAAACTAGCCTTCGTGGTGGTACCTTTCAGATCACTACTTAATCGGCCACCATGAGTTAAAATATTGGAACATGATTACCATTATATATTTATTCCGATTTGTCCCTCGTGGACTTCACATAACCCATTAATGGATATACTAAATTGGTGTGACGACACTTTGTCTAATTATTCGGATGAAAATTCGTCTTCGTCTACTGTTGTTATCACAAAACTGTTATGAGATCGTATCACGAATCAATTTTATGAATAGATCTCTAATCCGATTTGATTAATGAAATCTAttgatttttatgtcaaaactaTTTTTATCACTGCATGTATGAATAATATTGACACATTTCACGCATATACAAAAAACctactatatatttttatagctGGTCGTCCCTTACATCGTTTGATTTGGGAATGGATCATGCTACAAGTACAAATAGgattacacgttgggttacaaagtacatttgaaattataaaattatcttaTATGtaattttgaaagattttttcaaataaaatgtagggataattttataatttcaaatgtattttgtATTGTAACTCTCATTATACATACAACATTTTTctattgtatatatattatacgtGTTAGCTACTACACACGTAagcatatattaaaaaaaattaaaatagtaaaaataatAACCAAATTATTGTATCGAAACTAAAATTCGACGATTTATAAGACTAAAAGTGATAATATGACAACTTAcatgatttgtaaattttctaaaatgtttTGAGCAGCATATAATAGATTCGACAGTTTCTAAAAAGTGATCAAAATAGATTTTATGATataaaattaaacaataaaatgGCATAATCTCTTTGTGCGTCTGAACTTTTATAATGCAAAATGTAGTGGCTTCTTTATCTAAAAGAGTACAAATATGCGTGTAGTATactatatcatcaataaataatgTTTAAAGATCTTAAAATGTTACTTTCTTTAATTAATAATGTCATAATTTCATATGTTTTGAGTATTGAGGTAATTAGACCAGGCCAAATTTTCTGTAAGCTCAATGGCCTAATACTAAAAACCTAAGCATAACGAGTCAGATTCATTGTCAACGAATGTATTATGTCCACTCATTGCTCAATATAATTAGACTATATATCATAGCGAAAAGGAAATAAAGTCACGTGActtcaaataattatattaacTTTTGGTACGATTCATTTGATcctataaatattattaaacaGTACTTGATACAATATTAGTGTATTATTTACCTTTAGCTAGTACTAAAGATGAAATAATTCATTCTTTCAACTAGTgaatttaaaatcaaattaggTATATATATCCAAAAGTGGATGAGAATCAAGTTATATCCATTAACCAAAAGAAAAATGAATAAGAAAGgccatttgttttttttaaaaaaaaaattaataaatacaccatatatatatttcatgtaAGTGATGTATATACTTTAAGAAAAAATACTTAGCTCAAAAGTTTTCCACATATCGTAATCATACATATTCCATTAATTGGATCCACTTGAAGATATGATAGACCAAAGTTCCGAAGAAACCCCTGTCACCTACACCCCTATCGCTTATAAATATCCAAGCCTCAAGCCATATTCCCCTAGGACAAAACACAaactaattatatatatataagcacaTTCAAGAATCAAGTGTTTTGATCCTTAGCCTCTctctaatatatatacatatttagaATTAACAAAAAATGGAAGGAAAAGGATGGGTTAATGGCGGATTTATTGAGAAAGCAAAGCCTTACATAGCCATGATTTGTTTACAATTCGGGTATGCTGGAATGAATATTATTACCAAAGTTTCTCTTAACAGAGGAATGAGCCATTATGTGCTAGTGGTCTATAGACATGCCTTTGCTACTGCGGTTATTGCCCCCTTTGCTATTCTACTTGAAAGGTAAgcaaaaatattaattctatTATAATTTCTGATTATATATGTACGTATATATATAACTGCAAAATtggatgaaaaaatatatatatttaatctttcattttgtttttatttgggttTTTGTCATATAGGAAAGTGAGGCCAAAGATTACATTTACCATTTTCCTGCAGATGTTTGTCTTGGGACTTCTGGGGTgagaatatatataaaataaatataattaagtTATATGGATCGAGCATGTCACTTACAAGTATATAATATCTATGCAATCTTATAATATTTCTGACTGGTTTCATGTTAATTgggatttataaaaattttgcagTCCCGTGATCGATCAAAACTTGTACTACGCCGGTCTTAAATTCACTTCGCCGACGTACTCATGCGCCATGAGCAACATGCTACCTGCGATGACATTTGTTATGGCAGTCCTATGCAGGTATATATATTACATCAAGAAAAACCCTATCTTTTAAGTTTTAAGCCGAATTGAAATCGACAAAATGTGGAAAATCTACTTGCACAAACAATTGGAAAAACAAATTAAACTGGTTTGAGCTAATAATGAATGAAGAGTTATATTATATGTTCAtgatcatgtatatatataggatGGAGAAAGTAGATATGAAGAAAATAAGGTGCCAAGCAAAGGTGGTGGGAACAGTGATAACAGTTTGTGGAGCCATGCTTATGACATTATACAAAGGTGATGTCATAAACATGGTATGGTCAAAATACATACATCCTAGGCAGTCCTATGTTCCTCAACCCAGTACTTCTGCACATGCCACTCAAGAAGATTGGATTAAAGGTTCAATTCTTCTCATTATTGCCACACTAGCCTGGGCTTCTTTCTTCATCCTTCaggtatttatatattttattaaatacctttttttttttttttaattaagacAGAAAATTaaccctttttttaaaaaaaaaattcaacaggCTATCACATTGAGGAAATACACAGCACAGCTTTCACTCACAGCCCTTGTGTGCTTTCTGGGAACATTGCAATCCATTGTTGTGACTTTGGCCATGGAGCACAAAACAGGCGCTTGGGTCATTGGTTGGGACATTAACTTGCTGGCTGCTGCATATGCTGtgagtttttatatatatattttttaaaaaaattaaaaaattcagtattatgtatatatagtcCTGATCCACTGCACATAAGTGTGCAGGAATTTTGTGTGTACCGCGTGATGTTCTTGCGaacatctaaaaataaaaatcagatGTTCGCGTGAACATCTGATCACGGGATGCACACAAAATTCCTGCACACTGGTGTGCATGGGaacaagattatatatatacttgctgcatggtatatatatttatatatatgtgtgtgtgtgtgtgatattcTTTATTAATCTTGAAATGGTTTAGGGTGTTGTCTCTTCGGGCATTGCATATTACGTGCAAGGGTTGGTGATGAAAAAAAGAGGGCCAGTTTTTGTCACTGCTTTCAGTCCACTGATGATGATTATCGTGGCAATCATGGGCTCTTTCATCTTGGCTGAGAAAATATTTGTCGGAgggtaattaattaatttcaacaTCCTAGCTAAAAATTCCCaaagaaattaattaaacattaaTTTTAGTATTATGTGtgattaattgattttatgtaTCCCGCGGGCATGGTACGGTGCAGTGTTCTTGGCGCAGTGCTGATTGTGATCGGATTGTACGCAGTTctgtgggggaaacagaaagaaAAATCGGAAGGTGAAATTCTTGAACCGGAAAAGTGTACAATTGGGAACAATCAAAATGCCACCGAGAATATGGAAGATATTGAAGCAAATTTCGTAGAATTGGAGAAAAATGGACTCAAAAAATTGTGTGTACTAGCAGTCAGTGCTCCGATGCCACAGCCTCCCATGATAGCCATCGAAGCACCGAAACTAGGCGGGGAAAAATAAGcgaaacatttttaaaaaaataaaaataaagagaaaaataTAGAGATCTAGTATAATTAATGCTTCAAATTGAGGATGCATGATCGGGAAAATATAATAAGGAAAAAGGACATGAAATGGTGGCATGCAATAGAGGATTCACTTTTTTCATGTATTCTTTTTGTGGTTTTGTTTTAGGATTTAGTAATTTGTTGTTTTGAGTTTTGACTGATTAAATTACGGAGCTTGTAACCTTTTCTCGTTTGAGGTAATTAATTATGGTTTCCAAAGAAAAATTTGATGATGTTAACTTATTATGATCAAATATTGCTTGTAATGTGTCTTCTAATAATTGATGTAATAATGTCTTTAAGCGTGTAAAAGAAATGAAAATGacaatagattttttttttaaaaaaagaagacATAAATTTATTAATGATAAGAATGATTACGTACAATCTtcattcataacatcaaaaataaaatctgactACGAAGCCAGATCGTGGGACGAATATGAAAACAAGACACCCTAGCAAGATTGTGGGCAACAATATATATTTCTTTGTGATTGAATAACAAAGTTTCAATAGTAATTTATAAAGTCGTTTGTAATAGAGAAATGGAAATATATTATTGATTAGAATAAAAgtgaaaacatgatgaagatGAATCTGTAAATATTTAAAAGGAAATGATAAAGTGGTAGAAAATTAGAAATATATGCACAgatttctttcattttttagCCTCCCATCTCCCAACACATCGACGTCACAACCTTGTATTTACAAAAACGAAGCATAAAACTCCTTGCAAACGAGGCAAATGCGTCACTGTTAAAATCGAAATTAATTTCACATAGATGAGAaatgcaatatttttttttaaaaaaaaaaaaaatccttcaTTCACAATGATTCATTTAAACAATCATAATTGTGTGGATGTAATCTTTATTAAAATTGTGTTTGGTGAGATAAATTTGAAATCTATCGATTTCgatatagttttattttttacaataaaaaaattaaatcataaatacaCACCTTATTTATTTACACATAGTAGAATGAATTTTAAATGACACGTATCCTTGTTTGAAATTCatcctaattaattaacatgaaatattatataaacatGTAAGAGGTGGATTTGAAGTTTATGATCGTCTTACTTGtctaaacaataaaaaaaatacatttgaaatctATGATTCCATTAATCCAAACACAacctaaaataattaaaatcatgaaTAAATCATGTGTCGAAAATCTGGCACCTCACTGAATTTTAGTTAGACCACTTATTACCCTATGATTAGACTTTAgagtaatcatgttttattatcaCGAAACAAGCATATACATGCATAAATATGTAATACAGCCGAGCTAGCTAGAATGGTAATATAATTAtaccaaatttgaaaaattccttGTATGAAATCATATGATTCTAGGTACTCAAAATTCAACCCTACGATTGCAACATATTGCACGGAACATACCATGCCAACTTAAATCACACCATCTTTCGAGAAATGCCCCGCTTGAATGAGACATAGTTTCCATTAATGGCAATGGGGTATCTTTTTTAGCCGGGTTTGCCAAGTAGTAACggttataaaatattattttcagcTGCCGATTATTTTTCCCCTACAAATTATtaaattgtgatttttttttaaagagttcTTGATTGTGTACATTTTCGGTTTTTAAATGTGTCATTCTAGGGCCTATGAAATGCGATTCATCTGATATCAAAGTTCTAAGTATGAAATGTGATTTCTAAACTCAATTGTAACAATATTCTCTTCCGACTAAAAGAATTATCCTTCCAGATTGAGAAGAAATCTaactcaaaaaaataataaaaaaaatcaaagaagacaataaataagaaaataagaaaattgaCGAAGATAACGACAcagttataatttataaatctgACCCTCAAATATATACTGGAATCTCTCAACTCGAATATTTCCTTTttaacaaataaatttaaatttgatgCTATGAAATATGGCTACAAATAAAAGACCTAATTAAGGATGGACATTTTGCGCTACTGATTAAGCAAAATTTTCGAATATAATTAACATCGCATCCCTCACAATGTTTTACGAGTTTGGGAAAATTCAATGCTACTTGTCGAGGTGTAATAATTGTTCATATTGAAAGAACGATTAAAATGTGACGTTTGATCGAAATCTGGTAcagtttcaaaattttgaattataaCATTAACactaattatattttttgataAAGCGAAAATCATTCGGTCCAACAATAAATATAATAGCTAAGGTCACGAATTCGATTAATGTGATGAATATAATTAGTGGGAAACAGATTTTTGTTGTGCAATAATTTTTCATACTAAACAAACAACCGAACCATGATAGTTGAACAGTCATAAAATTTTATTGATAAAATAACAAACATTCGATCTTACGCTATCATTACTCCATTTGGAAaagtaaaaaaatcaataatccccATTTATTATTACACAATTCTGATGAGCCCACTGGCCACTACAAATGGAATGAAGTAGCAAAGTGAAACTTAACGAAAATTACCTAATGAATTGAGGTAGTCCCAATTGGAAACTTATTGagaagaaaacaaaaacaagcCCTCAAGGGAATTTAAGTTGGTTCGATTCTCTTGTTAACACCTTCTTAAATTAACATATCTCACAAAGCTTGTCTAGTGCATACGTTTTACTTAGCTAGTGAAGGCTATTACATTATTTTAGAAGTTTACCCAATGCGAACTGAAAAAATAACGACCGTGATTTTTCGtgtcataaaaaaaacaaaacaaacaccAAAACAAACCAACCAACCAACCAACCTACAATTACTAGAGTTGGTAAATCTAGTAAAAAAGGTGTGAAAGTGCACGGTGATTGAGTCATTGACCACTAAATAGTGAATACCATACGATTAATTATTGATATTGAGTTAGATTGTCCAGTAATAATTGAGAGTGAATCATTacttttttacatttttttaaaagtttcagTTATTAATGTTTAATACTGGACCAAGTATTTGTTATTtagtaaaaaattaaaattgattgcAATAATACACCCTCTAATATTTCAAGCGGCAAACAAATCTAAAGCCGTATCTGGTCAATTTCTTATTGCTCCTAGAATCGTATTCGTAGTTCCCACCAACTGACCATCTTACAATCACGATTTCATGCCCATATCATGTTTTTTTAAGGCTCGAATCGAATTAAAAAATTAGACCctgaaataattaaaattgtttctttttttttaatttatgaattCTTAGATTTTTTCagtaatataatattcaaactTCGAgccacaaaatattttatttctatttgaaATTATGTAATTCGAGCCAAACTCAATTTTTTCCTAACTTTTCTTCGAGCTGAATTAATCGAAGCAAGTTATTTTGTACTAGTTTGTGAGCCGCTCTCCAATTTTAATATttgttaatataatataattatatatttattaaatatatagttTTTGAACATTTCGATTTTCGAGTACTATTTGTTTTCTAGTAATAGTTCGAATAATTAGCTCGCAAATATATGCAAATGTTTCGAGTCGTCGAGCTTGACCTCTAGCTCTAATTCAAGCTAAActcggatttttttaaaaaaaaattttaaaaaagtttCGAATCCACCTTAAGCTCGAATAAAATTAACTGGATCGATCCGAATTtgaactttaaattttttttatactgaACTCGATCCAATTCAGATCCGATTCATTTCTAAGAACCCACTTTCGACCTTACTAATGGTGTCATCATATCAGTCGAAACAGGCAAATTTGGCTCTTAATTTTGGTCACACAACTGGCAAATCTAATAGAAGCTAAGCATGCACAAACATTAATATATTCAACTTTGGCTGTGGGACagatttaatattaatatttcaaaaaagTATGAGTCATACAAAAGGGCCTACCACAGCATAATTGCACTTGGGATCGAATGTGCTTAATCTGCATGGATATCACTTCAGCCGACCGATATTTATGCGTCATCGATTCTCCACATAACTTTGTCATTTATATGTTTAAAACGTTGTTTTTTTTACCCCTCTTATTCTTATATATTATTAAGAGCTTTTGATGTGTCCCATTGATAAGAGACACTATAATACGCATAAATCAACATTACATTAACCCATTCCCACTATCTTACTAATTAGTACCCATATcctaataatttatttaagcatATAATTTTGGCTTTTGTGACGTTACAGATGATTCCAGAtgcactttttttttaaaaaaaaaaattaatgaaagagAGTTTGTTATTATTGAGTTTCGAATTAATACCTCGTAACGTGAGACCTTATACGACTTTCAATTATCGGTGTTGTGCTTTTGTTGAATATTGTCCCACATCGGTAGGATAGAGTTTCTGGAAGCCCTTAATATATATTGAGCTAACTTTTGaagtgagttaggtccaagtcaatTTCTAACTAGTATCAAAGCTCAGGGCCTCCGTGTGTGTTGGACTGACCATAATTGGGCTGCCTATAGTTTGGTCATCTGTTAATATCTCCACGCGCGCTCCAGATGTTCTCATTCTTGGGGTGAGTTAGATCCAAGTCAATTTCTCacatcttttattttgtttagctAAAAATAGCTAGgtttattcaatttattgttACATAGAAGAAAGCGAAAAAGGCTGAGACacgtaaattttatttttttgaaacaagTTCTCCTATTTTATTGCTAAGCGAAATTGAATCGATATAGTTTAATACAAACTCTGATGAATGTCTATAACAGTTAAATGATTAAGAAAAAGAAACGACACCAATGTTAGCCACCAACCCACTTTTaaggattttaattttaatttaattaattaaaccctgaaaaaataactaaatttgATAATAACTTCAATATAATTATTTCACACTTTTAACCATGCATTAATGTTTGGGTATTTGTGACGTgagaaatttcagaaaaaaatAGTGTATATCACGCTTGTAAGAAAGCGCCATGGCTTGTCGTAACTCGCAACCAACTACAATATCAAATTCGAGTAGGTAAACGCCAGGTAAATAATCATGTTCGATTTTTCTTATCAAAATTTCCTTGAGTGAGTTTATCGAACAAAGTTTGTTTAGGGTAGTTTAATTGACTTGTATGTTTTGTAAACTACTACGTTGACCTGAGGTCAAATTGAAGGGTAACATCGGCatatttcattatatatatatatatatatattaaaaaatgtcATCCACAAATTTTGTAGTCAAAATGCTCtcttatttgaaaattttaatcttttattgAACGTGATGAGATAATAGTCAATAATAGAAGTTAAACTGTCAATATTTTTAACACTCGTAATAATCGCATCGTGGTTCTTGTTTAGTAATATCACACAATCAAAGTAATTTACGATTCTGATATTCATTAATCGAATTGCATTTTTCTGTTCATTTTGAAACTAAACCGAAATATTGGGAAAAAGATTATGCAGGCCGTCTTGGGAGTATCTAACATATAATTGGGTCGGGGCTGGAGATAGTACCAAAGCAAGGCCCAATTTTATCC includes the following:
- the LOC140873232 gene encoding WAT1-related protein At5g07050-like, whose product is MEGKGWVNGGFIEKAKPYIAMICLQFGYAGMNIITKVSLNRGMSHYVLVVYRHAFATAVIAPFAILLERKVRPKITFTIFLQMFVLGLLGPVIDQNLYYAGLKFTSPTYSCAMSNMLPAMTFVMAVLCRMEKVDMKKIRCQAKVVGTVITVCGAMLMTLYKGDVINMVWSKYIHPRQSYVPQPSTSAHATQEDWIKGSILLIIATLAWASFFILQAITLRKYTAQLSLTALVCFLGTLQSIVVTLAMEHKTGAWVIGWDINLLAAAYAGVVSSGIAYYVQGLVMKKRGPVFVTAFSPLMMIIVAIMGSFILAEKIFVGGVLGAVLIVIGLYAVLWGKQKEKSEGEILEPEKCTIGNNQNATENMEDIEANFVELEKNGLKKLCVLAVSAPMPQPPMIAIEAPKLGGEK